Proteins encoded within one genomic window of Bombus terrestris chromosome 11, iyBomTerr1.2, whole genome shotgun sequence:
- the LOC105666271 gene encoding uncharacterized protein LOC105666271 produces the protein MSPIISVKASKDIRRIVELSDTGCDARLPVSKIARHINQSHSPKLTKIKQHGNWESYCPEKIENKSYGERFRVQNESDAMDTEECFFLLKEDGTNQNFPAFFFLQLILQYYRQNHSPHEDFIENVEFKRSPGPKDFRTKLRASPDRLRSNSCEPDDGSYEISNTFRNNPNITHENILNDIKKDNPSQSYPTRPKSAGAKLKFARSNYPNNRLDANLIDQPIIDRGMVSVKQDYSDDFISKEIPRNSPRYQKLHWQRLNMSSCNDTESHIDEISHRNHRFSRYSSRNEKPVSSANSNKISKDWIELTPDRIRSRTWSSPIDRRKKTRCFSKNVYENLDQIENKQDNKISNDEYSKYSRLRNTNSNRSIDKPRLFVDRAVDKDSLSDLRNVCTSTEHLSSSTIFDTLSNQVEKSNIKSSFWDFIPLDDKNNGKCKEVSENKKIGYPYQQHVPLHSNTYPILKHSAKNNDGSKWKNRFLQNDSVNNPSPLIKRQNASETTDDKRSFFVSSSHNERFNKPSANSKKVKEELNPNLEKSRITIPNIYKNSKIVDSIKNQEEYKYESKSQSKIENKHTCGWTNRANKYLKKPGSVLKNENDNKKKIVNASDISNVTNDQKVRTNIMERTAACLKRKLDKSKIKEYSTSNQPSPIVVKKKIRSEVSACSKLPIRIGNRRRSRNPMTRDQFDFKFVSKEENKEIEMKELKEDSCTLSSVRSRTKPKIKPSVKLDEAIDFIDTVKNFQSMESGGSNLENRNKVKDCLVDNLKAKSILIEDRVDNNSVDNIGTKENSSTLIDSSKNANLEINNIVDGNNEEMKILNVEEDQRKRNVTNRGREMNRKNGLTKEMVDGIARSGLKDKCCFHLNDEERIACNNYYNKEHKNLDFFRSRKPTAIKSQF, from the exons ATGTCACCTATAATTTCTGTTAAAGCTTCCAAAGATATACGAAGAATTGTTGAATTATCGGATACAGGTTGTGATGCCAGATTACCAGTATCTAAAATTGCACGACATATCAATCAATCTCATTCCCCAAAATTGACCAAGATAAAACAGCACGGAAATTGGGAATCGTATTGCCCAGAAAAGATCGAAAATAAATCTTACGGAGAAAGATTTCGCGTACAAAATGAATCTGACGCAATGGATACTGAAGaatgtttctttcttcttaaagAAGATGGAACTAATCAG aattttcccgctttcttctttcttcaattAATTCTACAGTACTACCGGCAAAACCACTCTCCACATGAAGATTTTATTGAAAACGTAGAATTCAAGAGAAGTCCAGGGCCCAAAGACTTTAGAACCAAATTAAGAGCATCACCCGATAGATTAAGATCAAATTCCTGTGAACCAGATGACGGCTCTTACGAAATCTCAAACACCTTTCGCAATAATCCTAACATAACTCATGAAAATATTCTAAACGATATAAAAAAAGACAATCCTTCTCAATCCTATCCAACGAGACCAAAAAGTGCTGGAGCTAAATTAAAATTCGCTCGTTCCAATTATCCTAACAATAGATTAGATGCTAACCTTATTGATCAACCTATTATCGATAGAGGAATGGTCTCTGTGAAACAAGATTATTCAGATGACTTCATATCCAAAGAAATCCCACGAAATTCACCAAGATACCAGAAACTTCACTGGCAAAGACTGAATATGTCCTCTTGCAACGACACTGAAAGTCATATCGACGAAATATCGCATAGAAATCACAGATTTTCTAGGTACAGTTCAAGGAACGAAAAACCAGTCAGTTCAgcgaattcaaataaaatatcaaaagacTGGATTGAATTGACTCCAGACAGAATTCGGTCCAGAACATGGTCATCACCTATAGATCGACGAAAAAAAACACGATGTTTTTCAAAAAATGTCTATGAAAACTTAgatcaaattgaaaataaacaggataataaaatttcaaatgacgaatattctaaatattctaGGTTAAGAAATACGAATTCTAATCGTTCCATAGACAAACCAAGACTATTCGTGGATCGTGCAGTGGATAAAGACAGTTTATCTGACTTACGAAATGTTTGTACATCCACTGAACATCTTTCTAGCTCGACTATTTTTGACACGTTGTCGAATCAAGTTGAAAAGAGTAATATTAAAAGTAGTTTCTGGGACTTTATTCCATTGGACgataaaaataatggaaaatgcaAGGAAGTTtctgaaaataagaaaattggtTATCCATATCAACAACACGTTCCTTTACACAGTAATACTTATCCAATTCTGAAACATTCAGCGAAGAATAATGACGGTTCaaaatggaaaaatagatttttgCAAAACGATTCTGTGAATAATCCGTCGCCATTAATAAAACGTCAAAATGCATCAGAAACTACTGATGATAAAAGAAgcttctttgtttcttcttccCATAATGAACGATTTAACAAACCTTCAGCAAACAgcaaaaaagtaaaagaagaatTAAATCCTAACCTCGAGAAAAGTCGAATTACGattccaaatatttataaaaattctaaaattgtgGATTCTATAAAGAATCAAGaggaatataaatatgaatCTAAGAGTCAGAGTAAAATCGAAAATAAACATACTTGTGGGTGGACAAACAGAGCAAATAAGTATTTGAAGAAACCAGGTAGCGTTTTGaagaatgaaaatgataacaagAAGAAAATAGTGAATGCTAGCGACATCTCCAACGTTACCAACGATCAGAAAGTTAGAACAAATATTATGGAGAGAACAGCGGCATGTTTGAAACGAAAATTAGATAAATCGAAGATTAAGGAATATTCGACGAGCAATCAGCCCTCACCAATAGTGGTAAAGAAGAAAATTCGTTCCGAAGTTTCAGCTTGCTCCAAATTACCGATAAGAATAGGAAATCGTCGAAGATCGAGAAATCCAATGACAAGGGATCAATTTGATTTCAAGTTTGTTtctaaagaagaaaacaaagagaTAGAGATGAAAGAATTGAAAGAAGATTCGTGTACATTAAGTTCTGTGAGATCTCGAACGAAACCGAAAATAAAACCAAGTGTGAAGTTAGATGAAGCGATTGACTTTATCGACACGGTGAAAAATTTCCAATCAATGGAAAGTGGAGGATCtaatttagaaaatagaaataaagttaAGGATTGTTTGGTAGATAATTTAAAAGCGAAATCGATTTTAATTGAAGATCGCGTTGATAATAATTCAGTTGATAACATAGGTACGAAGGAAAATTCGTCAACTTTGATAGATTCTTCCAAAAATGCGAATCTGGAAATTAATAACATCGTAGATGGAAATaacgaagaaatgaaaattttgaacgTGGAGGAAGATCAACGAAAGAGAAATGTCACGAACCGTGGACGAGAAATGAATCGTAAGAATGGTTTGACGAAGGAAATGGTTGATGGTATTGCGAGAAGTGGTCTTAAAGACAAATGTTGTTTTCATTTGAATGATGAGGAGCGTATTGcatgtaataattattataataaggaACATAAGAATTTGGACTTTTTTCGATCGCGAAAACCTACAGCAATCAAATCACAGTTCTGA